The Sphingomonas sanguinis nucleotide sequence GGGCTGCTTGTAGCCGCCCGGCGGTAAAGTCCCCGATCCCGGCCGTCTCACGCGCCCGCACGAGCTGGCCTCTGTGGGATATAATGTTCGGCTGAACGAATGGCGGGTTTCGGGAATTATCTCAGCAGCGCTGAATAGCTGAAGATGGGTCCAAGCCACAGTTGCTATCTTGGACGCCATCGATCGTGTAGGTCGCAGGTCATGCTGGCTTACAATTTGGCGCATTGAGCCTATATGTAAGTTATCACTGGCATCCGATTGTAGGCGCCATTGGCTGAGAGACTTGCGCGCTCCCGCTTACAAACGGGATTAGCATATGGATCTCAACTACCTCTTTCACCGTCATCAGGTTTCACTGGTTGCGGCGTCGACTGCCGGGTCTGCGGAAGCGCGCCTTGCCCATCGTGGACTTGCCGCGGCCTATGCACGCTGTATTGGTATGTTGCGTGCCGGCACGGGTGGCGTTGCTCTCATGGGCTCGCGCGTAAGTTGACCGAGACTGTCACCCCAGAGGCTGCCAGTGACGGCACAGTCAATCAACAAAAAAAGCGGCGACAATTTTGTCCGGGACGCACCGCCATGCCGCGTGAAGCCGCCGCGCGGCAACTCCGTCTCACTTCGGCTGCCTGGGCCGCATTGCGCACGCCTGAATGCGTAAAGGCCTTTTTCAACAGCCACCACGCTGACCTATCCGCTCGACCAATTGACGTAGGAATCGCAAGCGATGCGGGCCTGAAGCGTGTTGAACGGTTGCTAGCCGAGCGGCCTCTCAATGAACGTGAGGCCGCCTGATCAGTCAAAATTCGTGCCACACGATAGCAGGCGTAAATTGATATCGTAAGCTTTTGATAAAACCGCGACGCACCAGAATTTAAAGCGCTGAATACCAAGCGCTGTGTGCAATTATGGTCGCGTGATCTATTTTATCTAGAGTTGGGCGACGAAATTCGTTGAATGACTAGCACTTCAGAAACGACCTACAAAGACCGTTACACGGAAGCGTTGGCGTCGAGCGCTTCGACGACGACACTTGCATCCATACTAGCAAAAGCGGCCGCATCGCCGACGAACCCGCCGATCACGGGCAGCACTGCCGCGCTGGTCACGCCGACCGCCGTAGCTACGAGCCCGGCTCCGCCGATCCGTCGCTGGGTCGGGTCGAACGCGATCCACCCTGCACCCGGCAGGAAGACCTCACACCAAGCATGGGTCGCGCCGACATCGCCTGCCGCCATCCCTGGATCGAACAGATAGCCCGACACCGCTCGCGCTGGAAAGCCCAGCCGCCGCACCGCCCAGAGAAACAGCGCCGCCAAGTCACGGCACGATCCGCTGCGCAGCGCCAGGGTGCGCGAGGGCGATTGCGTGCCTTCTTCGTCGCGCGTGCGATAGGCGATGGCGGCCCCGACGGCTTCGTTAAGGGCGTTGAGCAACCTCAACGTATCGTCCGGCGCGGCCGCCCGAAACTCGGCCAGCCACCGCGCTTGATCTTCGTCTTGATCCGCGTCCCCGCCGAGCAGCCCCGGCCCGAACAGTGCCCGGTCATCGGACGCATAGGCAAAGGGGTACCGGTGGGCAGCCGGGTCCAGCCGGAACACCGGGTAGGGCTCCGCGCTGTGCAGCACCTCATGCTCGGCTTCGATGGTCAGGGTCGCGGCGGCCTCGGCGATCAGGGCCAGCGCCACAGTATTGCCCGCAGCGTCTTCGCTCCAGACCAGCGCGGCGGCGGGATCGATCTGCACGCTCGACCAGATTATCGCCACGTCGCGGGTCGCGCGTGGCGTGACCAGCAGGCGGTGATCCGAAAAGCGGACCGGTCGGGTATAGCGATAGACGGTGCGATGCCGGATGCGCAGCCTCATGGCTTGATCAGCCCCGCCGCCCGAAGTGCATCGTTGATCGTCGCCGTTGGGTCGAACCGTGTTGGCCGCGCCGTTGCCGGCCGCTGCGGTGCGATTGCCGCGGTAGCTACCGGCCGGGATGGCGCCGCAGCGGGCACGATGCCCCAGGCGGCCGCGATCCGATAAGTGGAGGAAATATTTGCGGTGAGCATATGCGGACCCGGCACACCGCAGGCTTCATCGCCATTTGTCGCCAGCGGCGTGCCATGCCCCATGGCTGTGACCCTATACTCCTCGATAACCGCGCGTCCGGTCGCGTCGTGCCAAGCGCGGCGGGTATGACCACCGACCCGCTCGACGATGTCCGGCTCGCCGACGCGGTGCACCTCGCGCCACTGGTCGATGATCAGCGCGGCGTTGACGGGGGCGACCGTCATGTCCGCCGTACCGTGCCAGACCGACACCATCGGCCAGGGACCGCTGTGCGCAGACGCCGCTCGTACCCGGTCGCTCAAGCTAGTGCGGTCATGGCCGCGGCCACGCATCCGCTCCATCGCCTCGGGCACGCTATGGGCGGTGTCGAACGGTAGACCGGCAATGATCGCGCCTCCCGCAAAAAGTTCGGGATGGCAGGCTAGCAATGCGGAGGTCATCGCGCCGCCCGCCGACAGGCCGGTGACGAAGACCCGTGCCGGATCGAGGCCGTGGCGCTCGACCGCGGTTGCGACCATCTCGCGGATCGACTCGACCTCGCCGCTACCGCGGCGCGTGTCTTCGACCGAGAACCAGTTGAAGCAGAGATTGGGGTTGTTGGCGCGCTGCTGCTCGGGAAACAAGAGCGCGAAGCCAAACCGGTCCGCCAGCGTCGACCATCCCGATCCATGAACGTAGGTGGCGGCGGTCTGCGTGCAGCCGTGCAGCACGACGACGAGCGGAGCATGGGCGGGCAGATCGTGCGGAACATGCAGATACCCCCGCAGGCCGCCGGGATTGCGCCCGAAATCATCCATGGCGACCAAGGGCCCCGTCCGCTGGTCTGGGTGGGGCTCGGCGGCCGCCATGGTGCGGAGATGGGAGATCGTATCGGAAATCGAGCGCATGGCGGCGCCTCATTTTTGGCAGAGGAAAGCAATGGATAGGCTATGCTGCCGCACGCGCCCTATTGTGCATTGCAGCATAAGTGGTGTTTCCTCGCCTGCTGCACAAGATAGCGACACATAAGCCTTCTGTGCCACTTGTCGTACCGGCGGTTCAGCACCATATTTTGCGTACCGGGTTGCCCTTCTGAGCAACGACCTGGCTGAGAGACTTGCTTGCGCTCCCGCTTGAATGAGGAGTCGCCATGTCTCGCGCCATCAATGTCAACGCCACCCAAGCGGAAGTGATAAAGTTTTGCGCCCGACACGGTGCTGCGGTCAGCGCTATCGAGACGCTGGCATCCGGCGGGACACGCGTCGTCCTGATGAACATCATCGCTGCCGAGACAATGCGGGCCGCTTTCGGCCGAAAGCTGCTGGCGGGTACCGTGCGGCGTACACCACTGCGAACTTGGGCGCTCTAGATGCTGACCCATTCTGGCCTGACCCGTACACGGTCCTCGATCGTGCACTTTCGCGGTAACGCAAGGATCGGAAGCGATCCCCGAGTTCTTCCGGCTGGACGCTATGCCATCCACACGCGTGAGGAGGTGCATCAGGGATCGTTCGATCCCGTGTACGTCGCGACCAGCATTGACCTGATGGTTGAGTCCCCTGGGAGCTGTAGTACCCGTGTCCTACGGCCCGCCGATCTGCACGCCGCGATGGAGCGTGACGCTCGCGGCCTCGACGATCGGGGCGAAAATCTTGATCGGGGCCGTGCAGGAAAGGTCGTGGCGGGGCGCCCGCTTTCGATTGGAAGTCCGAGATGAACGATCAGCGACGCTGGACGCAGAGCGACATCACAGACCTACGTGGTCGAGCGCTATTGGGTGCCACGCTGGGGGAACTTGCCGGTAACCTGGCGCGAACATCAGCCGACGTGGTCCACATGGCAGCACGGCTTCGCATTCACATTTCCGATGGCAAATTATCTGGTCTCTGACGCCCCCCCTAGTTTTCACTCTGAAGCCCGGCAGAGAGAATGACTTTATCGCGGATAGGCCGGTTTGCCCCTGGCATGACAGAACACGGGCGGCGGCCATGTCGGTGATCATGCCAAGCTTGGCCAACAAGCCTCGTGTCACGTCAGGATCATATCAGTCCGCCGCTCGATCAAGTCGTGTATCAAGGCGGAATGATCCTGAATCCTCGCCGTTCGATGGACGCTGGCCCTGGCCATGCGCGCCGGGTAGTAAGAACATATAGCGATTGCCGTTGGCGCATCGCTTTTACCGCACTGACACTGAACCGTTCCGCCGCATGTCGGCAGTATATCCGCTACGGGGTTGCTGATAGCTGGCTTACAAGCGAGTCCCTTCGTCCCCTTCCATAGGCCTGCATGAAGTGGCCGAGATTGTGGGCCTGCTAGCCTGAACGAACAGCGGGTTCTGGGAATCGTCTCAAAGACGCTTACTGGCTGAAAGTGATGACGTGGACGGCTCTCCAACCCTCCAGCAGGATAACCTGCGGAGAGCCGGAAGGAGAACCACGATGGGCAGCGTCACTACGATAGGTCTAGATCTCGCGAAGAACGTGTTCCAGGTACATGGCGTCGATGCGGAGGGCGTGGCGGTAATCCGCCAGCGGCTGACCCGTGGGCGCATGCTGAAGTTCTTCGCCAAGCTACCGCCGTGTCTGGTCGGGATTGAGGCGTGTGCGACCTCGCATTATTGGGCACGCGAGCTGGTAGTGCTCGGGCATGACGTGAAGCTGATGCCGGCGCAGTACGTGAAGCCGTACGTCAAGCGGGGCAAGAACGACGCGGCCGATGCGGAGGCGATCTGCGAGGCGGTGACCCGGCCGACGATGCGCTTCGTCGGCATCAAGTCGCCCGAGCAGCAGAGCGCGATGATGCTGCATCGTGTTCGCCTGATCCTGAATCGCCAACGGACGCAGCTGTCAAACGCGATGCGGGCGCACCTGGCCGAGTTCGGAATCGCGGCACCGATCGGCAGGAACGGCATCGAGCAGCTCCTCGACGTCATCGCCGACCCGACTGACGAGCGGGTGCCGGCCGATGCGCGGTTTTGCCTGGAGATGCTGGCGGCTCAGCTGCGCATCGTAAAGGAGCAGATCCTGGAGAACGACCGCCGCATCCTGGCGAGCGCACGCGAGACCGAGCTCGGCCGTCGGCTGATGGAGGTACCCGGCGTGGGACCGCTGCTCGCCAGCGCCATCGTTGCCACCGTTCCCGATCCTGCGATCTTCCGCTCAGGCCGCAACCTCGCCGCGTGGATCGGCCTGGTGCCGCGGCAGAACTCCAGCGGCGGCAAGGAACGGCTCGGCGGCATCACCAAGGCCGGGCATCAGTACCTGCGCCAGATGCTGATCGTCGGCGCCATGGCGGTCGTGCGCTTTGCTGAACGTAACGGTGCCAAGCGGCCGTGGCTTGTTCAGCTGCTGGCCCGCCGCAAGGCCAAGGTCGCCGCGGTTGCGCTCGCCAACAAAAACGCGCGCATGATTTGGGCGATGATGGCCAGCGGTGAGCGGTATCGTGAGCCGCTGGCAGCATAAGGGACACGGCGCGGGCGACCGCACCTGACGAGGTTGGAAAGGGCGATCAGAAGCTAATGCAACAAGCCGGTTGAACCGCCGGATCGGGAAAACCCACAATGACCCAAGCGGATCAAGCGCGTGAATGTGATCGGGACCCGAGACGCGCGAATGGCATTACGGCCAGCGGCACCATGCGCCGCACCAACCAGCATTGCAGCGCGACTGTTCAAGCTTGCCAACGGAGGGCCGTCCACACATGGGTCTTCGCAGCAGTTGAGCGACTGACCGCGACATGGACGATCTTGGCCGCTCACTGCGTCGATCGAGTTCCCAAAACGCACCGCTTGGAAGGGCCGCCGCTTTCCCGTTACTCCGTCTTCACCCGATAGGTTCGAGAACATGCAGTCGGGAACAGATTTCGGGAAAGCGAATCCCGCAGGGGCTGTCAGCCCGATCGGCGCAGCGGGACTCCCGGCACAGGTTCCAGAGCGTGTGAAAAGTTGCGTCTGCGATTCCGCCGGGCCGCGGGTCGGCGTATGCTTTGGGCATGGCGTATATCGAGGGTCACGCGCGCGACCAGGCGCTGCTGCTGCCGGCATCGGTTGAGGATTACGTATCGGCAGACAACCCAGTGCGCTTCATCGATGCCTTCGTCGACGATCTTGATCTCGGCGAGGCCGGTTTCCATCGTTCGCAGCCGAAGGCCACCGGACGGCCGGGCTATCACCCGGGCGACATGCTGAAGCTGTACCTGTACGGCTATCTCAACCGAACGCGGTCGAGCCGGCGCCTGGAAGCCGAGGCGACACGCAATCTCGAGCTGATCTGGCTGCTGCGCGGGCTGCGGCCCGACTTCAAGACCATCGCCGACTTCCGCCGTGACAACCGCTCCGCGTTCAAGGCGGTGTTCCGCGCGTTCGTGGTGCTATGTCGCAAGCTCGACCTGTTCGGGCGCGAGCTGCTGGCGGTGGATGGCACGCGGCTGAAGGCGGTGAACAGCCGGACGCGCAACTTCACGAAGGCCAAGCTAGACAAGTATATCAGGTCCGCTGACGAGCGGCTCGAGAAGTATCTCGCACAGCTCGATGATGCCGACCGCGGCGAGGAGGCAGGCACAACCAGACGGAGCGATGCACTGGCGGCGAAGATCGTGAAGGTGCGCGAACAGCGTCAGGTCAACCAGGCGCTGCTGGAACAGCTGAAGGCCAGCGGCGAGAGCCAGATTTCGCTCACCGACCCGGACGCTCGCGCGATGGCGGCGCATCCCAAGGTCGGCGTCGGCTACAACGCGCAGGTCGCGGTCGATGCAAAGCACAAGCTGATCGTCGAACAGCATGTCACCAACGCGGGCAGCGATCTGGGTTTCCTGGCTGAGACAGCCGGCGCGGCGAAGGACCTTCTCGACGTCGACCGGATCGATGTGGTCGCCGACATGGGGTATTACATGGGCGAGGACATCGCCGCGTGCGAGCGAGCCGGCATCACGCCCTATGTCGCCCGCCCCCAGCGCGGCACGGCCGTTGGCGACGGGCGCTTTCCCAAGGAGCGGTTCCGCTATGATGAAGCCGCGGATTGCTACCACTGCCCCGGCGACCAGCGCCTTGATACACGGTACCGATGGCTTCAGGGCGGTCACATCATCGTGCAGTATTCAAACCCGCGCGCTTGTGACGGATGCGAACTCAAGGCGCAGTGCGCCCGTGGAAACTTCCGTCGCATCACGCGGTGGGAAGGCGAGGCGGTGCTCGATCGCATGGCGATACGCCTCGCCGCCCGGCCCGACATTCTCGACATCCGGCGCGAGACGGTCGAGCACCCTTTCGGTTCGATCAAGCAATGGATGAACCAGGGCACTTTCCTGATGCGCGGTCTCGACAAGGTGCGGGCCGAATTCAGTCTGACGGCGTTTGCCTATAACCTGAGACGGGCGATAAACCTAGTCGGCGTACAGGGATTGATCCGGGCCTTGCAAACCTGATCCGACGTTCAAACGCTCCCCGGCCGTCGCCCGCAGCCGATGGCCGCCCTTCCGGCGACACTGTGCCACCCATAAAAATCAGCCAACATCCTGACGTTCATTCAGCGGATCCCAAGCGTGGCATCAGCCAACAGCGAGTTTCCGCACAGTCTGGTTCGTTTATGGGAAGGGCGCAGTCTGATACGCGCATTTTCGGTGATCTTGCCCTTAACCAAATGCTTATCAGTAGGTCGGCGACTGCAGTGGCGATCTGGTGCCATCCTTGGTGAGAAGCGTGGCAAGCTTACTTGCAAGATCATGATGCCGAAACGGCTTCTCAAGTCGGGGAAAGCCAGCGTCGATGCCCAGACTGTCGGAATAGCCTGATACGATCAACACGGGCAGGTCGGGGCGATCTTGCAAGATCGAATGTGCCAGTTCGACCCCGGTCATGCCCGGCATCAGATGATCGGTCACGAGCACGTCGATATGCGGATGTTCACCAAACGCCTGCAACGCTTCTGCCCCTGAGCGCGCCTCGATGACCTCAAATCCAATTTCCGCCAGCATGTCGGCCGTACTGGCCCTTACCACATCCTCGTCATCGACGAGCACGGCGATCCCCGTCACCAGCGGATCATACGCCTGCGACGATGCAACCGGGGCGTAAGCCATCCGGCTGATTGGCAGCCACAGGCTGATCGTCGTTCCTTTGCCCAGCTCGCTTTCGATCGTCATCGCGCCACCGAGCTGAAGCGTCAGACCATGCGCCATCGACAGGCCGAGGCCTGTACCCTTGCCGATGCCCTTGGTCGAGAAGAACGGTTCAATCGCACGGAGGCGTGTCGCCTCGTCCATGCCTTCCCCGTTGTCGGAGAGCGCGATCACGACATAGCTCCCTGGCGGTACATCGGGATGCTGACGACCGGGGCTACGCCGATGCGCCGACAGGCTAAGCCTCCCGCCGCGCGGCATGGCGTCGCGTGCGTTCACAGATAGGTTGATGATCGCCATCTCAACCTGATGGGCGTCTGCGTGCGCGAGCGGCAGGTCTTCTCCCACCTCCACATGCAACGGGATCAACGGGCCGATCGTCGTCGCAACAAGATCGCTGATCCCGCGCACCAGTGCTCCGGTATCGACAGGTTCGGCCTTCAGGGGCTGGCGGCGTGCGAAGGCCAGGAGGCGCTGCACCAGCGTCCTTGCGCGTTCGGCGGATTGCAGGGCACCTTCGATCAGCCGCTGCTCGCGCTCCCCTCCGACGTTGCGGCGTTGAAGAAGATCAAGGCTGCCGAGGATCGGCGTCAACAGGTTGTTGAAGTCATGCGCGACCCCGCCGGTCAGCTGGCCCATCGATTCGAGCTTTTGCGATTGGCGGAGAGCTTCCTGAGCTGCCACCAGCTCGCGGGTCCGTTGCTCGACGAGATGCTCGAGCGTTGCAGCGGAACTGCGCAAGGCATCTTCCATCCGCTTGCGCTCAGTGATGTCGATCGAGAGGCCGTCTAGGGTCTGTGACGTTCCGTCAGGGCCGAAGCCGGGCTGGCCCCTGATTTCGATCCAGCGAACCTCGCCCGCCGGCGTCCGCAATCTATACTCGATGTGGTATTCGACACCCTGCGTCAGACTGGCTTCGATCGCAGCGAGGACACGGGCGCTGTCCTCTTCGTGAATCGCTGCATGGAGATCGGCATAGGTGAACGGCAGGTCTGGGTCGCGGCCGAAGTTTACCCGGCACAGCTCGGAGGTTCGCAACTCCCCCGTCGCGACGTCAAAGGACCAGATCCCCATCTTTCCGGCCGACAACATCAGCGCACGCTGACGATCGGCATCACCCGCGACGCGCAGCAGCCGGGCGTTCTCGATTGCGATGCCGGCGAGTGTCGCCAGTCCCTCAAGGCGCCGGATCGTGACAGGATCATGGTCACGGACGTCCGACCAATAGGCACCGAGAGCGGCAACAGGGACCGGCGCTCCGATCGGGGCCAGCATCATGCTGCGGACGAATGTTGGTGCATACGCATCCTGCGGTATGCGTGGGTCGCACCTCGTGTCGGGAACGACCACCGTTTGTCGGTGCTGCATCGCCCATCCCGAGACGCATTCACCGACCGGGAAGCGGTTGCCGGACCACAGCTTTCCAACAGCATCCTCGGCGGCATAGAAGCAATGATCGTCCTCACGGATCACCACCGCAATGCCCTCTGCCCCCAAGGCTGCCCGGGCGGTCTGACGTAGAACCTCGACCACTGCATCCAACGATTTGGCATGAGCGAGCTTGCTGCTCGCATCGATCAGCAGCGTCTCCGTATCCAACGGGTGCTCGGGCATCGGTACGGGTGAATGCGGCATCGGCTACCCCTGGCCGCATAGCACAGATCGTGCCCCGAAGGCATTGCGGCTCGCCGACGAAGTCGGCACATAACGCATGACGATCAGGAAAGATCAATCCTCATGATCTGCAAATTGCCCGGCTGTCAGCTTACGTCCTCTGTGCCCGACCGCTTATGAGCTTCGCTCGATTTTCTCCTGGCGCGCCGCAAGTTCACCCCATTTCACGGCAGCCCTGAGATGCATGGCGGCGACATGCTCCAGTGTCGAAGCAGCGGCGCTCGCGCGCTCGCGTGTCTCGTTTCCACGGTACACCGATGAGTGGTTCTTGGGCATATCACCCTTCCGAAAGGCCGGGCGGTACGAGCAGCCAGAGCGACAGACATACAGGTAGACCCAGACGGCTACAACGGATTAATACTGTCCCATTTTACCATCCCGATCGGGAAGTCCTCGCTAACGCTTACGCGGCCGGCTGAGCTGATGCACGCGCAGGGAAAGGTAGTCTCGCCATCAGCGAGACGATTGCAGCGGCATACTTGCCATCGGGATCAAGGTCTGGGTCAAACACCGTTACGGTCATGCCTCGGCATCGAGCATCAGCGATAAGCGGATGCAGGATCGCAACCAAGTTATCCGGCGATATGCCGGGGCTCCCAGGGCAATCGACCGCAGGCATGATAGCTTCGTCCAGCACATTCACGTCGAGGTGTATCCAGAATCCTTGATCCGGCTTAGCCGCCAGCATGGTGGCGATGCGCGCAGCAACGCCTTCCACTCCAATGGCGGCTGCCTCAAATACGTCGATCGTATCAATGGCGGTATGGCGCACGTCGGGCCACGCGAAGTCCGCATCTTGGCTCTCGCGCTCACCAAGCTGGATCACGTCGCCATCTGTTACGAGCGCACCTTCGATACCCGGCCATTCTGTTCCCAGCGGCTCACCACGCCCCGTTACCAAAGCAAGGTCCATACCCGCCGCAGCACCCAGATTTTGATCGAAGTCGTAGTTACCCGGATGCCGGAAATCGCTGTGGCCGTCGATGTGGACCAAAGCGATTTTGCCCTCTTCGCGCGCCCCGGCTAGCGCGCCCATAAGGATCGAACAGTCGCCGCCGATGACGAGGGCGAACTCGCCTCTACGCCGTACATCGCGGACGGCATCAGCCAGCGATAAATTGAAGTCCCGCATGGTGCGACCATTGTGTATGCGCGTCCGTTCTTGTGGCTCCGTCGAGTAGGTCGGACGCGGCAAACTCGTAACGGGCGGCGCGCCGATCGCGTCCAGCAGCCCCGCCTCAAGGAGAGCCGCAGGTGCGCGCCATGTGCCGGGCTCGTGGTTGAGGTGCAATGGCCGAAGCCCGAGGTTCGATGGAGCGGTGATGACGTACATCGCGCGAGGCTAGGTTGAACCAGATCACTCAGCAATATTGGCGCGACGCGGCCGATTCTTGAAATACCGTCGGTTTTGGGAAAGGAGGGATGGCACAGCGTCAGCTAAGGGAATCGCTATATCTCTAAGCGGAATGCCCGCTTCCCTGAAGAGTTTCGGATGCCGGCAGGCGTACGAAAGTCTTGGAAGCCCGAACCCGCGGGCCGCAAGCGGTGCGCTATGGGGTTTTCGGTTTCCGGCCTGCTGGGG carries:
- a CDS encoding arginase family protein; this encodes MYVITAPSNLGLRPLHLNHEPGTWRAPAALLEAGLLDAIGAPPVTSLPRPTYSTEPQERTRIHNGRTMRDFNLSLADAVRDVRRRGEFALVIGGDCSILMGALAGAREEGKIALVHIDGHSDFRHPGNYDFDQNLGAAAGMDLALVTGRGEPLGTEWPGIEGALVTDGDVIQLGERESQDADFAWPDVRHTAIDTIDVFEAAAIGVEGVAARIATMLAAKPDQGFWIHLDVNVLDEAIMPAVDCPGSPGISPDNLVAILHPLIADARCRGMTVTVFDPDLDPDGKYAAAIVSLMARLPFPARASAQPAA
- a CDS encoding transglutaminase family protein, with product MRLRIRHRTVYRYTRPVRFSDHRLLVTPRATRDVAIIWSSVQIDPAAALVWSEDAAGNTVALALIAEAAATLTIEAEHEVLHSAEPYPVFRLDPAAHRYPFAYASDDRALFGPGLLGGDADQDEDQARWLAEFRAAAPDDTLRLLNALNEAVGAAIAYRTRDEEGTQSPSRTLALRSGSCRDLAALFLWAVRRLGFPARAVSGYLFDPGMAAGDVGATHAWCEVFLPGAGWIAFDPTQRRIGGAGLVATAVGVTSAAVLPVIGGFVGDAAAFASMDASVVVEALDANASV
- a CDS encoding ATP-binding protein; protein product: MPHSPVPMPEHPLDTETLLIDASSKLAHAKSLDAVVEVLRQTARAALGAEGIAVVIREDDHCFYAAEDAVGKLWSGNRFPVGECVSGWAMQHRQTVVVPDTRCDPRIPQDAYAPTFVRSMMLAPIGAPVPVAALGAYWSDVRDHDPVTIRRLEGLATLAGIAIENARLLRVAGDADRQRALMLSAGKMGIWSFDVATGELRTSELCRVNFGRDPDLPFTYADLHAAIHEEDSARVLAAIEASLTQGVEYHIEYRLRTPAGEVRWIEIRGQPGFGPDGTSQTLDGLSIDITERKRMEDALRSSAATLEHLVEQRTRELVAAQEALRQSQKLESMGQLTGGVAHDFNNLLTPILGSLDLLQRRNVGGEREQRLIEGALQSAERARTLVQRLLAFARRQPLKAEPVDTGALVRGISDLVATTIGPLIPLHVEVGEDLPLAHADAHQVEMAIINLSVNARDAMPRGGRLSLSAHRRSPGRQHPDVPPGSYVVIALSDNGEGMDEATRLRAIEPFFSTKGIGKGTGLGLSMAHGLTLQLGGAMTIESELGKGTTISLWLPISRMAYAPVASSQAYDPLVTGIAVLVDDEDVVRASTADMLAEIGFEVIEARSGAEALQAFGEHPHIDVLVTDHLMPGMTGVELAHSILQDRPDLPVLIVSGYSDSLGIDAGFPRLEKPFRHHDLASKLATLLTKDGTRSPLQSPTY
- a CDS encoding extracellular catalytic domain type 1 short-chain-length polyhydroxyalkanoate depolymerase, which gives rise to MRSISDTISHLRTMAAAEPHPDQRTGPLVAMDDFGRNPGGLRGYLHVPHDLPAHAPLVVVLHGCTQTAATYVHGSGWSTLADRFGFALLFPEQQRANNPNLCFNWFSVEDTRRGSGEVESIREMVATAVERHGLDPARVFVTGLSAGGAMTSALLACHPELFAGGAIIAGLPFDTAHSVPEAMERMRGRGHDRTSLSDRVRAASAHSGPWPMVSVWHGTADMTVAPVNAALIIDQWREVHRVGEPDIVERVGGHTRRAWHDATGRAVIEEYRVTAMGHGTPLATNGDEACGVPGPHMLTANISSTYRIAAAWGIVPAAAPSRPVATAAIAPQRPATARPTRFDPTATINDALRAAGLIKP
- a CDS encoding IS1182 family transposase: MAYIEGHARDQALLLPASVEDYVSADNPVRFIDAFVDDLDLGEAGFHRSQPKATGRPGYHPGDMLKLYLYGYLNRTRSSRRLEAEATRNLELIWLLRGLRPDFKTIADFRRDNRSAFKAVFRAFVVLCRKLDLFGRELLAVDGTRLKAVNSRTRNFTKAKLDKYIRSADERLEKYLAQLDDADRGEEAGTTRRSDALAAKIVKVREQRQVNQALLEQLKASGESQISLTDPDARAMAAHPKVGVGYNAQVAVDAKHKLIVEQHVTNAGSDLGFLAETAGAAKDLLDVDRIDVVADMGYYMGEDIAACERAGITPYVARPQRGTAVGDGRFPKERFRYDEAADCYHCPGDQRLDTRYRWLQGGHIIVQYSNPRACDGCELKAQCARGNFRRITRWEGEAVLDRMAIRLAARPDILDIRRETVEHPFGSIKQWMNQGTFLMRGLDKVRAEFSLTAFAYNLRRAINLVGVQGLIRALQT
- a CDS encoding IS110 family transposase — protein: MGSVTTIGLDLAKNVFQVHGVDAEGVAVIRQRLTRGRMLKFFAKLPPCLVGIEACATSHYWARELVVLGHDVKLMPAQYVKPYVKRGKNDAADAEAICEAVTRPTMRFVGIKSPEQQSAMMLHRVRLILNRQRTQLSNAMRAHLAEFGIAAPIGRNGIEQLLDVIADPTDERVPADARFCLEMLAAQLRIVKEQILENDRRILASARETELGRRLMEVPGVGPLLASAIVATVPDPAIFRSGRNLAAWIGLVPRQNSSGGKERLGGITKAGHQYLRQMLIVGAMAVVRFAERNGAKRPWLVQLLARRKAKVAAVALANKNARMIWAMMASGERYREPLAA